Proteins encoded within one genomic window of bacterium:
- a CDS encoding SDR family oxidoreductase, translating into MRLNGRVAVVTGAGRGLGEAIALRFAAEGAAVMLNDMDATTGAATVGRIEQAGGRAAAVIGSVTDEATVQELVARAVAAFGGVDILVNNAGITRDKLLKDMRLEDWDAVLDLNLRATFVCCKHATPLMVAKGWGRVINMSSRAHYGNKGQVNYAASKAGVIGLTRSLSMELGKFGVTANCIAPGIIATPGVTSLPHYDRLVERVAPTLPIPRLGRPEDVAGVAAFLASDDAEYITGETIHVSGGRYG; encoded by the coding sequence ATGCGACTGAACGGACGAGTGGCGGTGGTCACCGGCGCCGGGCGCGGGCTGGGCGAGGCGATCGCCCTGCGCTTCGCGGCCGAGGGCGCAGCGGTGATGCTGAACGACATGGACGCCACCACCGGGGCGGCGACGGTGGGGCGGATCGAGCAGGCCGGCGGCCGGGCGGCGGCGGTGATCGGCAGCGTCACCGACGAGGCGACGGTGCAGGAGCTGGTGGCGCGCGCCGTCGCGGCCTTCGGCGGCGTCGACATCCTGGTCAACAACGCCGGCATCACGCGCGACAAGCTGCTCAAGGACATGCGCCTCGAGGACTGGGACGCCGTGCTCGACCTCAACCTCCGCGCGACCTTCGTCTGCTGCAAGCACGCGACGCCGCTGATGGTGGCGAAGGGCTGGGGGCGGGTGATCAACATGAGCTCGCGCGCCCACTACGGCAACAAAGGGCAGGTCAACTACGCCGCCTCGAAAGCCGGCGTCATCGGCCTCACCCGCTCGCTGTCGATGGAGCTGGGCAAGTTCGGCGTCACCGCCAACTGCATCGCGCCGGGCATCATCGCCACCCCCGGCGTGACCTCGCTGCCGCACTACGACCGCCTGGTCGAGCGCGTCGCCCCGACCCTCCCGATCCCGCGCCTTGGCCGGCCCGAGGACGTCGCCGGCGTCGCCGCCTTCCTGGCCAGCGACGACGCCGAGTACATCACCGGCGAAACGATCCACGTCTCGGGCGGGCGGTACGGGTGA
- a CDS encoding HEPN domain-containing protein, translating to MRPGTDTLLAKATRALAAAEAALTAGAADIAAGRAFYAILYAAKARLNESGLRLRTHVRVAAAYAALPEIEEAPSEWLDEALALRRRLAAEPGGLDFTAAAALVERARRFVGAAR from the coding sequence ATGCGGCCCGGCACCGACACGCTCCTGGCCAAGGCGACGCGCGCCCTGGCCGCGGCCGAGGCGGCGCTGACCGCCGGCGCCGCCGACATCGCCGCGGGGCGCGCCTTCTATGCCATCCTCTACGCCGCCAAGGCGCGGCTGAACGAGAGCGGGCTGCGGCTGCGCACCCACGTCCGCGTCGCCGCCGCCTACGCCGCCCTGCCCGAGATCGAGGAGGCGCCCAGCGAGTGGTTGGACGAGGCGCTGGCGCTGCGCCGCCGGCTGGCGGCGGAGCCGGGCGGGCTCGACTTCACCGCCGCGGCGGCGCTGGTCGAACGCGCCCGCCGCTTCGTCGGCGCCGCGCGCTGA
- a CDS encoding AAA family ATPase, with translation MKIRGWEIDGFGALRDSAVDRLPDGLTVVHGANEAGKTTLLEFLRRSLFGPLSNGAGVSYAPLGGGAYRGRLRVEGGDGAYVIARDFAHAALQVTRPDGSLGGAADLARLLGGADEKLFRAVFAIALDDLQSLAGLDEAAVSEALFSASLAGAGRSARAALTRLRAQAARRLDETGAAQIGACIAALNALRPRLAAARRAAEEYPRQRAAAAAAAAHAAALRERLAVERQRRQRAAALLRAWPLWDALQNARTELAAIVALPVPPPEVAGELQRARERLLAARGALDALRAEQAAAEAQRGLLPPDDGAAALAPEIDALCGDLTLHRFQLATLPAARARAEEAAATMRARLQRLDDAGTEAAVREWGRLGVDREQVRDWQVRLKRHDERARAAALRAEAAQRHRDSLREQYEAATAQLPARPPLPAEAVEARRQALDALRSAVVAMLDKRSRGEGMAQTVFDREQVLRAFDAERDAVPVAWLPPLLALLAAATVLATLWSAMGSMPAATLGASAAVALAAGAIHVGRQRRSALGRRRDRERARRVLRSELEAARRGRDQAWHAAAELAEQIARDGEALGLPRAPTLADCDAAAAGLDAEDAARVRDGGARAQLASLEPALRGAEEAYAARETERLAAEAARDEGEIEWRAWVERAGVRGAVDPELVLERVTRLQAAHEALLAHDAAERERRQLEPMVAAWETRARAVLARLGDASGGGEALVERIVGLRARLQEQAPLRQRRAALDAEVRERALRLAVASEALDQAERELTAVLARSGVRDEQDLLERRAAAARRQQLQRVVAEREALVAERVTWPEAFDDLARGAVGEWEVLAANADAVLAERERELDAADAAGRAAGAACAALERADEVPTLELEWAALTAELEEAVRDWRVLVAAAGFVEEAEQEFERTRQPAVLREASRAFATVTGERYERVAQDERAAALVVVERGGLVKQAGGDLSRGTAEALYLAVRLGLAGELARRGTALPLVMDDVLVNLDPERAAAMARVLGEVAQRHQVLFFTCHPSTRDLLVRAGHAARVVEL, from the coding sequence ATGAAGATCCGCGGCTGGGAGATCGACGGCTTCGGGGCGCTGCGCGACAGCGCCGTCGATCGCCTGCCCGACGGCCTGACGGTGGTGCACGGCGCCAACGAGGCGGGCAAGACGACGCTGCTCGAGTTCCTCCGCCGTTCGCTCTTCGGGCCGCTGTCGAACGGCGCCGGCGTGTCGTACGCGCCGCTCGGCGGCGGCGCCTATCGCGGTCGGCTGCGCGTCGAGGGCGGCGACGGCGCCTACGTCATCGCCCGCGATTTCGCCCACGCCGCGCTGCAGGTGACGCGCCCGGACGGCTCGCTCGGCGGCGCTGCCGATCTGGCGCGGCTGCTCGGCGGCGCCGACGAGAAGCTGTTCCGCGCCGTCTTCGCCATCGCCCTCGACGACCTGCAGTCGCTCGCCGGCCTCGACGAGGCGGCGGTCAGCGAGGCGCTGTTCTCGGCCAGCCTGGCCGGCGCCGGGCGCTCGGCGCGCGCCGCGCTGACCCGGCTGCGCGCCCAGGCGGCGCGGCGGCTGGATGAGACGGGCGCGGCGCAGATCGGCGCATGCATTGCCGCGCTCAACGCCCTGCGGCCGCGGCTCGCCGCCGCCCGCCGGGCGGCGGAGGAGTATCCGCGGCAGCGCGCGGCGGCGGCGGCCGCCGCCGCCCACGCGGCCGCGCTGCGCGAGCGTCTCGCCGTCGAGCGGCAGCGCCGCCAGCGCGCCGCGGCGCTGCTGCGCGCCTGGCCACTGTGGGACGCGCTGCAGAACGCGCGCACCGAGCTCGCCGCGATCGTCGCCCTGCCGGTGCCGCCGCCCGAGGTCGCGGGCGAGCTGCAGCGCGCCCGCGAGCGTCTGCTGGCGGCGCGCGGCGCCCTCGACGCGCTGCGCGCCGAACAGGCGGCGGCGGAGGCGCAGCGCGGCCTGCTGCCGCCGGACGACGGCGCCGCGGCGCTGGCGCCGGAGATCGACGCCCTCTGCGGCGATCTGACGCTGCACCGCTTCCAGCTCGCCACCCTGCCGGCGGCGCGCGCCCGCGCCGAGGAGGCGGCCGCCACGATGCGCGCCCGCCTGCAGCGACTCGACGACGCCGGAACCGAGGCGGCGGTGCGCGAGTGGGGTCGGCTCGGCGTCGATCGCGAGCAGGTGCGCGACTGGCAGGTGCGGCTGAAGCGCCACGACGAGCGCGCCCGCGCCGCCGCCCTGCGCGCCGAGGCGGCGCAGCGCCACCGCGATTCGCTGCGCGAGCAGTACGAGGCGGCAACGGCGCAGTTGCCGGCGCGCCCGCCGCTGCCGGCCGAGGCGGTGGAGGCGCGCCGCCAGGCGCTCGACGCGCTGCGGAGCGCCGTCGTGGCCATGCTCGACAAGCGGTCGCGGGGCGAGGGCATGGCGCAGACCGTGTTCGACCGCGAGCAGGTGCTGCGCGCCTTCGACGCCGAGCGGGACGCGGTGCCGGTGGCGTGGCTGCCGCCGCTGCTGGCGCTGCTGGCGGCGGCGACGGTCCTGGCGACGCTGTGGAGCGCCATGGGCAGCATGCCGGCGGCGACCCTGGGAGCGAGCGCCGCGGTCGCGCTCGCCGCCGGGGCGATCCATGTCGGCCGCCAGCGGCGGTCGGCGCTCGGCCGGCGTCGCGATCGCGAGCGGGCGCGCCGCGTCCTGCGCAGCGAGCTCGAAGCGGCCCGCCGCGGCCGCGATCAGGCCTGGCACGCCGCCGCCGAGCTGGCGGAGCAGATCGCGCGCGACGGCGAGGCCCTCGGCCTGCCGCGCGCGCCGACTCTGGCCGACTGCGACGCCGCGGCCGCGGGGCTCGACGCCGAGGACGCGGCGCGGGTGCGCGACGGCGGCGCGCGCGCCCAGCTCGCCAGCCTCGAGCCGGCCCTGCGCGGCGCCGAGGAGGCCTACGCGGCGCGCGAGACCGAGCGCCTGGCGGCCGAGGCGGCGCGCGACGAGGGCGAGATCGAGTGGCGCGCCTGGGTGGAGCGCGCCGGCGTCCGCGGCGCGGTCGATCCGGAGCTGGTGCTCGAGCGCGTCACCCGCCTGCAGGCGGCGCACGAGGCGCTGCTGGCGCACGATGCCGCGGAGCGCGAACGGCGCCAGCTCGAGCCGATGGTGGCGGCGTGGGAGACGCGCGCCCGCGCCGTGCTGGCGCGCCTCGGCGACGCCAGCGGCGGCGGCGAGGCGCTGGTCGAGCGCATCGTCGGCCTGCGCGCCCGCCTGCAGGAGCAGGCGCCGCTGCGCCAGCGGCGCGCCGCGCTCGACGCCGAGGTGCGCGAGCGCGCGCTTCGCCTCGCGGTGGCGAGCGAGGCGCTCGATCAGGCGGAACGCGAGCTGACGGCGGTGCTGGCGCGCAGCGGCGTGCGCGACGAGCAGGACCTGCTGGAGCGGCGGGCGGCGGCGGCGCGGCGGCAGCAACTGCAGCGGGTGGTCGCCGAACGCGAGGCGCTGGTCGCCGAGCGCGTCACCTGGCCGGAGGCGTTCGACGACCTGGCGCGCGGCGCGGTCGGCGAATGGGAGGTCCTGGCGGCGAACGCCGACGCCGTGCTCGCCGAGCGCGAGCGCGAGCTGGACGCCGCGGACGCGGCCGGGCGCGCCGCCGGCGCCGCCTGCGCCGCGCTCGAGCGCGCCGACGAGGTGCCGACGCTGGAGCTCGAGTGGGCGGCGTTGACCGCCGAGCTCGAGGAGGCGGTGCGCGACTGGCGGGTGCTGGTCGCGGCGGCCGGTTTCGTCGAGGAGGCCGAGCAGGAGTTCGAGCGCACGCGGCAGCCGGCGGTCCTGCGCGAGGCGTCGCGCGCCTTCGCCACCGTCACCGGCGAGCGCTACGAACGCGTCGCCCAGGACGAACGCGCGGCGGCGCTGGTGGTGGTCGAGCGCGGCGGCCTGGTGAAGCAGGCGGGCGGCGACCTCAGCCGCGGCACCGCCGAGGCGCTCTACCTGGCGGTCCGCCTCGGCCTGGCCGGCGAGCTGGCGCGGCGCGGCACGGCGCTGCCGCTGGTGATGGACGACGTGCTGGTGAACCTCGATCCGGAGCGCGCCGCGGCGATGGCGCGGGTGCTCGGCGAGGTCGCCCAACGCCACCAGGTGCTGTTCTTCACCTGCCATCCGTCGACCCGCGATCTGCTCGTCCGCGCCGGCCACGCGGCCCGCGTCGTCGAGCTCTGA
- a CDS encoding SDR family oxidoreductase, which produces MSSEQRGNGRRAWVTGASVGIGAAFARRLARDGYDLALVARQARPLERLAAELEAAHGIHARAVAADLTDAAALREVEHAVAHDPHLALLVNNAGFGTIGAFATLDVDREENEIRLNVVALTRLARAALPGLLRRRQGGIINVSSMAGFQAAPFNATYGATKAFVNSFTESLHEELRGSGVRVMALCPGFTRTEFQERAGIDASGIPSLAWMSAEAVVEAALQRYRRGDVVCVPGFGNWTMSGLAAALPRALVRRIMGAAAGRVLQHR; this is translated from the coding sequence ATGAGCAGCGAGCAGCGCGGCAACGGCAGGCGGGCGTGGGTGACGGGCGCCTCGGTGGGGATCGGCGCCGCCTTCGCGCGGCGCCTGGCGCGCGACGGCTACGACCTGGCGCTGGTGGCGCGCCAGGCGCGGCCGCTCGAGCGGCTGGCGGCCGAATTGGAGGCGGCGCACGGCATCCACGCCCGGGCGGTCGCCGCCGACCTCACCGACGCCGCGGCGCTGCGCGAGGTCGAGCACGCGGTGGCGCACGACCCCCACCTCGCGCTGCTGGTCAACAACGCCGGCTTCGGCACCATCGGCGCCTTCGCCACGCTGGACGTCGACCGCGAGGAGAACGAGATCCGCCTCAACGTGGTCGCCCTCACGCGCCTCGCCCGCGCCGCGTTGCCGGGCCTGCTGCGGCGCCGGCAGGGCGGCATCATCAACGTCTCCTCGATGGCCGGCTTCCAGGCGGCGCCGTTCAACGCCACCTACGGCGCCACCAAGGCGTTCGTGAACAGCTTCACCGAGTCGCTGCACGAAGAGCTGCGCGGCAGCGGCGTGCGGGTGATGGCGCTCTGCCCGGGCTTCACGCGCACCGAGTTCCAGGAGCGCGCCGGCATCGACGCCAGCGGCATTCCGTCGCTCGCCTGGATGAGCGCCGAGGCGGTGGTGGAGGCGGCGCTGCAGCGCTATCGGCGCGGCGACGTGGTGTGCGTGCCCGGCTTCGGCAACTGGACGATGAGCGGCCTCGCCGCCGCGCTGCCGCGGGCGCTGGTCCGGCGCATCATGGGCGCCGCCGCCGGGCGCGTGCTGCAGCATCGATGA
- a CDS encoding NAD(P)-dependent oxidoreductase translates to MARVGVIGLGNIGGAIAANLVADAHAVTVFDSDPTRGDRLVGAGARKAVDTEAVARVSEVTFTSLPTPRAFETVAADWLTAAEPGSVLVDLSTNAPALLRAVGARLEAAGHHLVEAPLTGGAPGAQARTLVFMVGGHADAVATVQPLLARLGRATFHVGPLGLGNVAKLINSLMAFSATWVSLEGLAVAAKAGIDVRTMIDIIRSGGAGNIFTDRMVEGINARGREAQFSLALAAKDAGLLLDVAREHGVPTPAAAQIAQAFVAAIGAGLGDRDFTDIVELMERMAGIELRIGPPRAT, encoded by the coding sequence ATGGCGCGCGTCGGAGTGATCGGGCTCGGCAACATCGGTGGAGCGATCGCCGCCAACCTGGTCGCCGACGCGCACGCGGTGACCGTCTTCGACAGCGACCCCACGCGCGGCGACCGCCTCGTCGGCGCCGGGGCGCGCAAGGCGGTCGACACCGAGGCGGTGGCGCGCGTGAGCGAGGTGACCTTCACGTCGTTGCCGACGCCGCGGGCCTTCGAGACCGTCGCCGCCGACTGGCTCACCGCCGCCGAGCCCGGCTCGGTGCTGGTCGATCTGTCGACCAACGCGCCGGCGTTGCTGCGCGCCGTCGGCGCCCGCCTCGAGGCGGCCGGCCACCATCTCGTCGAGGCGCCGCTCACCGGCGGCGCGCCCGGCGCGCAGGCGCGGACGCTGGTGTTCATGGTCGGCGGTCACGCCGACGCCGTCGCCACGGTGCAGCCGCTGCTCGCGCGCCTCGGCCGCGCGACGTTCCACGTCGGTCCGCTCGGCCTCGGCAACGTCGCCAAGCTGATCAACAGCCTGATGGCCTTCTCGGCGACCTGGGTCTCGCTCGAGGGCCTGGCCGTGGCGGCGAAAGCGGGCATCGACGTGCGGACGATGATCGACATCATCCGCAGCGGTGGCGCCGGGAACATCTTCACCGATCGCATGGTCGAGGGGATCAACGCGCGCGGCCGCGAGGCGCAGTTCTCCCTGGCGCTCGCCGCCAAGGACGCGGGACTGCTGCTCGACGTGGCGCGCGAGCACGGCGTCCCGACCCCCGCCGCGGCGCAGATCGCCCAGGCCTTCGTCGCCGCCATCGGCGCCGGCCTCGGCGACCGCGATTTCACCGACATCGTCGAGCTGATGGAGCGGATGGCCGGCATCGAGCTGCGGATCGGACCGCCGCGCGCGACCTGA
- a CDS encoding helix-turn-helix transcriptional regulator, producing the protein MTDETRTTTVESRPAAPDTVPPPSHAEVEAQGGVIRYLRRQVGLTQEELAHALGITVGTVSRWEKGRFRPSRLARTLILDFARSHNVALDLKSASRSN; encoded by the coding sequence ATGACTGACGAGACTCGTACGACCACCGTCGAATCGCGGCCGGCCGCGCCCGACACCGTGCCCCCGCCCTCGCACGCCGAGGTCGAGGCGCAGGGTGGCGTGATCCGCTACCTGCGACGGCAGGTGGGGCTGACCCAGGAGGAGCTGGCGCACGCCCTCGGCATCACCGTCGGCACCGTCAGCCGCTGGGAGAAGGGACGCTTCCGTCCGAGCCGGCTGGCGCGCACGCTGATCCTGGACTTCGCCCGCTCGCACAACGTGGCGCTCGACCTCAAGTCGGCGTCGCGCTCGAACTAG
- a CDS encoding alkaline phosphatase D family protein gives MTTRLRPMLALAALLAACGGLRGGVSPTPPTLTHGMAVGEVSDTSAIVWGRCDRAGSLHVRLDGERQAEVAVDAERDYTGRIALADLTPNTRYAYRAWCSADGDNARGDRDGADGHFTTAPAPDAARPLRILWSGDLGGQNVCRDATRGYPIFPVMAARQADLFIALGDMIYGDDACHPTGRYGNAQIPGPPPARDRAGYWAHWRYNRADPGQQALLAGTPMAAVWDDHEIVNDAGPAHDSPPGEPDVHLLAPALAAFLDYQPLQPPAADPTRLYRSQRWGKHVEIFLLDTRQYRDPNGAPDDPAAPKSLLGPQQRRWLEEAIGASTATWKIIVASVPLAIPTNGDGFASGDTDRGFEHEAAELFAVLHQRGVRNPLWITTDVHFATGFVYRPIADDPQWESRELITGPLNAGVFPQQALDPTFRPERLFFYAPPSADGIPSFDDAVRWFNFGVIEVLASGRLSVSIVNGEGQTVYRMTLKPQSAGAPSR, from the coding sequence ATGACCACCCGGTTGCGCCCGATGCTGGCGCTCGCCGCGCTGCTCGCCGCCTGCGGCGGCCTGCGCGGCGGCGTCTCGCCCACGCCGCCGACGCTCACCCACGGAATGGCGGTCGGCGAGGTCTCCGACACCAGCGCCATCGTCTGGGGCCGCTGCGACCGCGCCGGGTCCCTCCACGTTCGCCTCGACGGCGAGCGGCAGGCGGAGGTGGCGGTCGACGCCGAGCGCGACTACACGGGCCGCATCGCGCTCGCCGACCTGACCCCGAACACGCGCTACGCCTATCGCGCCTGGTGCAGCGCCGACGGCGACAACGCGCGCGGCGACCGCGACGGCGCCGACGGCCACTTCACCACCGCGCCGGCGCCCGACGCGGCGCGGCCGCTGCGCATCCTGTGGAGCGGCGACCTCGGCGGCCAGAACGTCTGCCGCGACGCGACCCGCGGCTACCCGATCTTCCCGGTGATGGCGGCGCGCCAGGCGGATCTCTTCATCGCCCTCGGCGACATGATCTACGGCGACGACGCCTGCCACCCGACCGGCCGCTACGGCAACGCGCAGATTCCGGGTCCGCCGCCGGCGCGCGATCGCGCCGGCTACTGGGCGCACTGGCGCTACAACCGCGCCGATCCCGGCCAGCAGGCCCTGCTCGCCGGCACGCCGATGGCGGCGGTATGGGACGATCACGAGATCGTCAACGATGCCGGTCCGGCGCACGATTCGCCGCCCGGCGAACCCGACGTCCATCTGCTGGCGCCGGCGCTGGCGGCATTCCTCGACTATCAGCCGCTGCAACCGCCGGCCGCCGATCCCACCCGGCTCTACCGCAGCCAGCGCTGGGGCAAGCACGTCGAGATCTTCCTCCTCGACACCCGCCAGTACCGCGACCCGAACGGCGCGCCCGACGATCCCGCGGCGCCGAAGAGCCTGCTCGGCCCGCAGCAGCGCCGCTGGCTGGAGGAGGCGATCGGCGCCTCGACCGCGACCTGGAAGATCATCGTCGCCAGCGTGCCGCTCGCCATCCCCACCAACGGCGACGGCTTCGCCTCCGGCGACACCGACCGCGGCTTCGAACACGAGGCGGCGGAGCTGTTCGCGGTGCTGCACCAGCGGGGCGTCCGCAACCCGCTCTGGATCACCACCGACGTCCACTTCGCCACCGGCTTCGTCTACCGGCCGATCGCCGACGACCCGCAGTGGGAGTCGCGCGAGCTGATCACCGGCCCGCTCAACGCCGGCGTCTTCCCGCAGCAGGCGCTCGACCCCACCTTCCGCCCCGAGCGCCTCTTCTTCTACGCGCCGCCGAGCGCGGACGGCATCCCCTCGTTCGACGATGCCGTCCGCTGGTTCAACTTCGGCGTCATCGAAGTCCTCGCCAGCGGCCGCCTCTCGGTCAGCATCGTCAACGGCGAGGGCCAGACGGTGTACCGGATGACGCTGAAGCCGCAGTCGGCCGGCGCGCCGAGCCGCTGA
- a CDS encoding PhoH family protein, which produces MAVAEARKTFVLDTNVILHDSSCLTQFKQHGIVIPITVLEELDQFKKGSQSINYHAREFLRSLDALGGEAIFERGVAIGPGHGTVRIQLERELHPDLAFNFSRSKPDDLILNCAYTLARENTRRRVVLVSKDVNLRLKAKAVGLMSDDYLTDHVKDLATLYTGKREVSDLDATVIDDLYAGGAVPPEHLALRTPLIANESLILRNHQKSALARFDPTDGVVRRVNKAPVFGISPRNAEQTFALSVLCDPEIPLVSLTGTAGTGKTLLALAAALEQRRLYRQIFLARPIVPLSNKDIGYLPGEVKAKLDPYMQPIYDNLAVIMGQNGNGDGKPASQQIQQMLDDEKLTVSALPYIRGRSLNRIYFIVDEAQNLTPHEVKTIITRAGEGTKIVFTGDVFQIDHPYLDAQSNGLSYLIEKMQGQRLYAHVNLEKGERSKLAHLASELL; this is translated from the coding sequence ATGGCGGTGGCGGAAGCGCGCAAGACGTTCGTCCTCGACACGAATGTCATCCTGCACGACAGCTCGTGTCTGACCCAGTTCAAGCAGCACGGGATCGTCATTCCGATCACCGTCCTCGAGGAGCTGGACCAGTTCAAGAAGGGCAGCCAGTCGATCAACTACCACGCCCGCGAATTCCTGCGCTCGCTCGATGCGCTCGGCGGCGAGGCGATCTTCGAGCGCGGCGTGGCGATCGGCCCCGGCCACGGCACGGTGCGCATCCAGCTCGAGCGCGAGCTCCATCCCGACCTCGCGTTCAACTTCTCGCGCAGCAAGCCCGACGACCTGATCCTCAACTGCGCCTACACGCTGGCGCGCGAGAACACGCGCCGCCGCGTCGTGCTGGTGTCGAAGGACGTCAACCTGCGCCTGAAGGCGAAGGCCGTCGGCCTGATGAGCGACGACTACCTGACCGACCACGTCAAGGATCTCGCCACCCTGTACACCGGCAAGCGGGAGGTCAGCGACCTCGACGCGACGGTCATCGACGACCTCTACGCGGGCGGCGCCGTGCCCCCCGAGCACCTGGCGCTGCGGACGCCGCTGATCGCCAACGAGAGCCTCATCCTGCGCAATCACCAGAAGTCGGCGCTGGCGCGCTTCGATCCCACCGACGGGGTGGTGCGGCGGGTCAACAAGGCGCCGGTGTTCGGCATCTCGCCGCGCAACGCCGAACAGACCTTCGCCCTCAGCGTGCTCTGCGACCCGGAGATCCCGCTCGTCAGCCTCACCGGCACCGCCGGCACCGGCAAGACGCTGCTGGCGCTGGCGGCGGCGCTGGAGCAGCGGCGGCTGTACCGGCAGATCTTCCTCGCCCGCCCCATCGTCCCGCTCAGCAACAAGGACATCGGCTACCTGCCGGGCGAGGTGAAGGCCAAGCTCGACCCCTACATGCAGCCGATCTACGACAACCTGGCGGTCATCATGGGGCAGAACGGCAACGGCGACGGCAAACCCGCGAGCCAGCAGATCCAGCAGATGCTCGACGACGAGAAGCTCACCGTCTCCGCCCTCCCCTACATTCGCGGCCGCAGCCTCAACCGCATCTACTTCATCGTCGACGAGGCGCAGAACCTGACCCCGCACGAAGTGAAGACGATCATCACCCGCGCCGGCGAGGGGACCAAGATCGTGTTCACCGGCGACGTCTTCCAGATCGACCACCCCTATCTCGACGCGCAGTCGAACGGCCTCAGCTATCTGATCGAGAAGATGCAGGGGCAGCGTCTCTACGCCCACGTCAATCTCGAGAAGGGCGAGCGCTCGAAGCTCGCGCACCTGGCGAGCGAGCTGCTCTGA